Proteins found in one Lutimonas zeaxanthinifaciens genomic segment:
- a CDS encoding mechanosensitive ion channel domain-containing protein — protein sequence MNFEIQQMITSAFVVLIALIAKFSAKRLLERTQIKQQFQNRRKTLISKVMTLGIFFITTIIILGIWEVHPEDLSIYLASVFTIIGVAFFAQWSHLSNITAAIIIYFNHPVAIGDKIMVQDEKPIQGKITDIGLFVTTMIMEDKRKIIFANTLFLQKILFTNIDNNKNIEL from the coding sequence ATGAATTTTGAAATACAACAAATGATAACGAGCGCTTTCGTTGTATTGATCGCTTTGATCGCCAAATTCTCAGCCAAACGGTTGCTGGAGAGGACACAGATAAAACAACAATTTCAGAATCGGAGAAAAACACTGATTTCGAAAGTCATGACACTGGGTATATTTTTTATCACAACTATTATTATACTCGGTATATGGGAAGTTCATCCAGAAGACCTCTCTATTTATCTGGCTTCAGTTTTCACGATCATTGGTGTGGCTTTCTTTGCACAATGGTCACACCTTTCCAATATTACAGCTGCGATAATCATTTATTTTAATCATCCGGTAGCTATAGGAGACAAGATAATGGTACAAGATGAGAAGCCAATACAGGGCAAAATAACAGATATTGGATTATTTGTCACTACGATGATAATGGAAGACAAAAGGAAGATTATTTTCGCGAATACACTTTTTTTACAGAAAATACTTTTCACAAATATCGATAACAATAAAAATATTGAATTATGA
- a CDS encoding DUF6268 family outer membrane beta-barrel protein has translation MKYSLSVILSMLGWMNLMAQDFELAGVRYLNYPTTKANDTDSSEFSIQEFGGFFNIPTILNKDSTSIMLNGLGYAQLRINTLDNPVPVDGKNIILHSVSYRFSFIRKFNDKWSFIGMLEPTLASDFKSNLSSDDLVVQSLAMVSAKINSNFLIGGGLAYTTRFGDPRIIPVVPIKYTSKKHRINALLPTKLVYAYQVNSKVDIGFKAIVNGANFNITGYSNDLAEINKINYTRGNIGPVLYYKPKKIFSIELSGGLSTNRTFRLVDINNKSYNNNASTEAFFNIGIVVKPSTYK, from the coding sequence ATGAAGTACAGTCTAAGTGTAATTTTATCCATGTTGGGTTGGATGAATTTAATGGCGCAAGATTTTGAATTAGCCGGAGTTCGCTACTTAAATTACCCAACAACTAAAGCGAATGATACTGACAGTTCTGAATTTTCAATTCAGGAATTTGGCGGCTTCTTTAACATTCCAACTATTCTGAATAAAGACTCTACAAGCATAATGCTTAACGGGCTTGGATATGCTCAACTCAGAATTAATACATTAGATAATCCCGTTCCTGTTGACGGAAAAAATATCATTCTACATTCTGTGAGCTACCGATTTTCATTCATCCGTAAATTCAATGACAAATGGAGTTTCATCGGAATGCTGGAACCCACATTGGCATCAGATTTTAAATCAAATTTATCTTCAGATGACCTGGTGGTTCAATCTTTGGCAATGGTTTCTGCAAAAATAAACTCGAACTTTCTTATTGGTGGCGGTTTGGCTTACACTACCAGATTTGGTGACCCGCGCATTATCCCAGTAGTTCCGATAAAATACACATCAAAAAAACATAGAATAAACGCGCTGTTACCAACGAAACTTGTTTATGCTTATCAAGTGAACTCTAAAGTTGATATTGGGTTTAAAGCTATTGTTAATGGCGCAAATTTTAATATAACAGGTTATTCTAATGATTTAGCCGAGATAAATAAGATCAACTATACGAGAGGAAATATCGGACCCGTACTCTATTATAAACCAAAGAAAATATTTAGTATTGAACTTTCTGGCGGCTTAAGTACGAATCGAACATTTAGATTGGTTGACATAAACAACAAATCTTATAACAATAACGCTTCAACCGAAGCCTTTTTCAATATTGGAATAGTTGTTAAACCATCTACATACAAATAG
- a CDS encoding mechanosensitive ion channel domain-containing protein gives MNWESSQVLVSVLFIATAIGLKISTYYLIRKVTRKFGFKIARQATIARIINLALIVLTVMILLIVWEVNSEDLFLYLASLFTVLGIAFFHQRSHLSNITAGIMLFFSHRAKVGDFVTIYDADDTTGGKIEDIGLLFVTIISKNNDRIMISNTRFLQKTVSIEQLHIGQKTNNTENLNVNSH, from the coding sequence ATGAATTGGGAATCTAGTCAAGTATTAGTCAGTGTCCTTTTTATTGCTACAGCTATTGGGCTTAAAATTAGCACGTATTATCTTATTCGTAAAGTTACCCGAAAATTTGGATTTAAAATAGCTCGACAGGCAACGATAGCACGGATCATAAATCTTGCCTTAATCGTTTTGACGGTAATGATACTATTAATCGTTTGGGAAGTTAATTCTGAAGATCTGTTTCTGTATTTAGCCTCTTTATTTACGGTTCTGGGTATTGCCTTTTTTCATCAGCGTTCTCATTTGTCGAATATCACCGCTGGTATAATGCTTTTCTTCAGTCATAGAGCAAAAGTTGGTGATTTTGTCACTATTTATGATGCCGATGATACTACTGGTGGAAAAATTGAAGATATTGGATTATTATTTGTAACAATAATAAGTAAAAACAATGACCGAATTATGATCTCGAATACAAGGTTTTTACAAAAGACAGTTTCAATTGAACAACTTCATATCGGTCAGAAAACAAACAATACAGAGAATTTGAATGTTAATTCCCATTGA
- a CDS encoding type 1 glutamine amidotransferase domain-containing protein codes for MNLKRIIAYVLGGITILVIGVAILAPTIVKSLGLHPDFDSKQYNLEGNRALIVTTSHGVLNKPGETTGDPTGVFASEMTIPYYEFLDANMQIDVASIKGGEIPVDPQSFIYFIKTESDKRYLKDEIFQAKVKNSIPLSEVNFKQYDVVFFAGGWGAAYDLAQSEILAEKVSDAYYNSDVIYGSVCHGALAFTEAKDTVGNYLIEGRTMTGVTMKQLEQLDISFTPKHPEPELKKAGANYQANHKTNDFFATLTVIDEEKRFVTGQNQNSGHETSQLIMKTLSEKK; via the coding sequence ATGAACTTGAAAAGAATAATAGCATACGTGTTGGGAGGTATAACAATCTTAGTAATTGGCGTCGCTATTTTGGCACCAACCATAGTGAAATCATTAGGACTCCATCCTGACTTTGACAGTAAACAATACAACCTAGAAGGCAATAGAGCACTAATAGTAACTACCAGCCACGGAGTGCTCAATAAACCTGGGGAAACAACAGGTGATCCAACCGGTGTGTTTGCTTCTGAAATGACTATTCCATACTACGAGTTTTTAGATGCCAATATGCAAATAGATGTGGCAAGCATTAAGGGTGGTGAAATCCCAGTTGACCCACAATCATTTATATACTTTATAAAAACAGAATCTGATAAGCGGTATTTAAAAGATGAAATTTTCCAAGCGAAAGTTAAAAATTCAATCCCTTTGAGTGAAGTAAATTTTAAACAATACGATGTCGTGTTCTTTGCTGGTGGCTGGGGCGCTGCTTATGACCTGGCCCAATCCGAAATCTTAGCTGAAAAAGTTTCTGATGCCTATTACAATTCAGACGTTATTTATGGTAGTGTTTGTCATGGCGCCTTAGCTTTTACTGAGGCCAAAGACACTGTGGGGAACTATTTAATTGAAGGCAGAACCATGACCGGTGTCACTATGAAGCAATTGGAGCAATTGGATATTTCGTTTACACCTAAGCATCCGGAACCTGAATTGAAAAAAGCTGGGGCCAATTATCAGGCCAATCACAAAACCAACGATTTCTTCGCTACATTGACGGTTATTGATGAAGAAAAGCGCTTTGTTACCGGTCAGAATCAAAACTCAGGGCATGAGACCTCACAGTTGATTATGAAAACTCTAAGTGAGAAAAAGTAA
- a CDS encoding Crp/Fnr family transcriptional regulator — MEKHLRHYLIKQVSSPKEDEIQDILSIFKIREFKKGDYFKEPFKTGKEIGFLVKGAIRIVIFKDNGEEVTARIREENSFIADPYILQNNDPSPLGIECLEDLSLLVANITDFQSLLESNLTLNIVVRKFLAQQMSEIGKQQLLFLTGSAKERYEFIIEQHPNLLKKFPLRFIASMIGITPTQLSRVRNKK; from the coding sequence ATGGAAAAACATCTAAGACACTACCTGATTAAACAAGTTTCTTCTCCCAAAGAAGACGAGATTCAGGATATTCTTTCAATTTTCAAGATCAGAGAGTTCAAAAAAGGTGATTACTTTAAAGAACCCTTTAAAACCGGAAAGGAGATTGGTTTCTTGGTTAAAGGAGCTATAAGAATAGTAATTTTCAAGGACAATGGAGAAGAAGTCACCGCCAGAATACGCGAAGAAAATTCCTTTATAGCTGATCCTTACATACTACAAAATAACGACCCTTCCCCTTTAGGTATTGAGTGTTTAGAAGACCTATCTCTTCTGGTAGCCAATATAACTGATTTTCAAAGCCTATTGGAAAGCAACCTTACTTTAAACATTGTTGTTCGCAAATTTTTAGCTCAGCAAATGAGTGAAATTGGCAAACAACAACTGTTATTTTTGACAGGTTCAGCCAAAGAACGTTATGAGTTTATTATAGAGCAACATCCTAATCTTTTGAAAAAATTCCCACTCCGCTTTATTGCTTCTATGATAGGGATTACGCCAACTCAGTTAAGTCGAGTAAGAAATAAAAAATAA
- a CDS encoding urea carboxylase-associated family protein has protein sequence MAYDPIKDATSGGPMSLNLQWYKDLLKSKNSWKLVKTDYVKPNSGIAVDVPAGHTIRITQAEGPQINDVNFFSANFKNDGIRYDLGYTFNIEGMLLTKFARAWSNLPALRPIATVIDDNIDESKVPENTWPIWTGGHCSGEVNQSTGVTGHHSCHSNFMEAARSRGLDESVAAFNNINIFQPMGIVTRRHPGGGMTQGIAGQPSVSVKGEFVEFYAEIDLLVLVAHCPYGDQSSGITDAVYYTNTIEVFDTGVTPQDGPDWEEWRPEWLKVMEKYEKHGEPDIRPGFFKDAL, from the coding sequence ATGGCATACGATCCAATTAAAGATGCAACCAGTGGCGGGCCCATGAGCCTCAATCTTCAATGGTATAAAGACCTCTTAAAAAGTAAAAACTCCTGGAAACTGGTTAAGACAGATTATGTAAAACCAAATTCCGGAATAGCTGTTGACGTGCCGGCTGGTCATACAATTAGAATAACCCAAGCCGAAGGGCCTCAGATTAATGATGTAAACTTCTTTTCTGCTAATTTTAAGAATGATGGGATAAGATATGATTTGGGTTACACTTTTAATATCGAAGGAATGCTTCTTACAAAATTTGCACGGGCATGGTCTAATCTGCCCGCCTTAAGACCAATTGCCACAGTAATAGATGACAACATTGATGAAAGTAAGGTCCCAGAAAATACTTGGCCCATTTGGACAGGAGGTCACTGTAGTGGCGAAGTAAATCAGTCTACTGGTGTAACTGGACATCATTCTTGTCATTCTAACTTTATGGAGGCAGCCAGGTCAAGAGGCTTGGACGAATCGGTTGCTGCATTTAACAACATCAATATATTCCAGCCCATGGGAATTGTTACCAGACGCCACCCAGGGGGAGGTATGACACAGGGAATTGCAGGACAACCATCTGTTTCAGTAAAAGGTGAATTTGTTGAGTTTTATGCGGAAATCGATCTGCTTGTATTAGTAGCACATTGCCCATACGGTGATCAAAGTTCTGGAATAACTGACGCTGTTTATTATACAAATACGATCGAAGTATTTGATACTGGAGTAACACCTCAAGATGGTCCTGACTGGGAAGAATGGAGACCCGAGTGGCTGAAAGTAATGGAAAAATATGAGAAACATGGAGAACCAGACATTAGACCGGGTTTCTTTAAAGATGCATTATAG
- a CDS encoding zinc-dependent metalloprotease, with amino-acid sequence MIIKHSYSKVKIIVLTSLIMFLTISMAQAQKKGKKIKEEPKQEQSDKDGSKSYAEVITADAITEEGLFTVHRVGEKDYFELPNELLEKEILVVSRISGHVKGLNFGGAGMKSRPQQVIRFQKVNDKILMRSVSYNNIAEEDTPIYTSVVNNNFEPVIMTFPIAAYSTDSVSSVIEVSPLFTTDVEMIGALNSSQRKQFKIKNLDTKRSLITEIDAYPENVLVKHILTYSGDSLPDSQITGTLSIGMTQSFILLPENPMEPRFYDERVGFFSLQQIDYGADEQKAAKRRLITRWRLEPKDWDAYMRGELVEPIKPIVYYIDAATPEKWKKYIKMGVDDWQKVFEKAGFKNAIRGEYAPTEAEDPDWTPEDVRYSVIRYIATDIQNAQGPHVHDPRTGEILESDILWYHNIMNLLRNWYFIHTAAVNPKAQSVKFEDEIMGQLIRFVSAHEVGHTLGLPHNMGSSVAYPVDSLRSRSFTNTHGTAPSIMDYARFNYIAQPGDGVTNFYPQIGEYDEWSIEFGYRLLGKNVTVEEEESEINKWILAKAGKPEFRYGSQQRRVVDPTSQTEDLGHDAIIASDLGILNLKRIKDNLLDWGTEDGKDYSNLKELYNVMIGQFSRYMGHVSSNIGGIEGYAKTTDQEGVVYVHTSKEKQERAMDFMDRQLFQTPHWMIDTKILDRIEPSGSVERMGGVQSRFLKYILDEDRLLRMIENETYNDKEAYSISDLMYGLQESIWTELKSGKSIDVYRRNLQKVHIERLESLLNLEKPKYMNSDIPSVTRASLIELKASIKKSRKRQSGISKDHLTDVLMRIDYVLEGKLKDQK; translated from the coding sequence ATGATTATCAAGCATTCTTATTCTAAAGTTAAAATAATTGTTCTAACGAGCCTAATAATGTTCTTAACGATTTCAATGGCTCAAGCTCAGAAAAAGGGAAAAAAGATTAAAGAGGAACCCAAGCAAGAACAATCTGATAAAGACGGGTCAAAATCTTACGCTGAGGTTATAACAGCAGATGCGATTACTGAAGAAGGATTATTCACTGTCCATCGTGTTGGAGAGAAAGACTATTTCGAGCTTCCTAATGAACTTCTGGAAAAAGAAATTTTGGTTGTGAGTCGAATATCAGGACATGTAAAAGGACTCAACTTTGGTGGTGCAGGTATGAAATCACGTCCACAACAGGTTATTCGATTTCAAAAAGTGAATGATAAAATTCTTATGCGCTCAGTATCTTACAACAATATAGCAGAAGAAGATACACCAATATATACCTCGGTTGTTAATAATAACTTTGAGCCTGTAATAATGACTTTTCCGATTGCTGCTTACTCAACAGACTCTGTGTCGTCTGTGATTGAAGTATCGCCTTTATTTACTACCGATGTTGAAATGATTGGAGCCTTGAACAGCTCCCAAAGAAAGCAATTTAAAATCAAAAATCTTGATACTAAGAGATCCCTAATCACGGAAATTGACGCTTACCCGGAAAATGTTCTCGTTAAGCATATTTTAACTTACAGTGGAGATTCTCTGCCTGACAGTCAAATCACAGGCACGCTATCCATTGGAATGACTCAATCATTTATTCTTTTACCTGAAAACCCCATGGAACCCCGTTTTTACGATGAACGTGTTGGTTTCTTCTCACTTCAACAAATCGATTATGGTGCGGATGAGCAAAAGGCAGCTAAGCGTCGCCTGATCACGCGATGGCGATTAGAGCCGAAAGATTGGGACGCTTATATGCGAGGAGAATTGGTTGAGCCAATAAAACCTATTGTTTACTATATTGATGCTGCAACTCCTGAAAAGTGGAAGAAATACATTAAAATGGGTGTTGATGATTGGCAGAAAGTATTTGAAAAAGCAGGTTTTAAGAATGCTATTCGTGGAGAATATGCGCCAACGGAAGCAGAAGATCCTGACTGGACACCTGAGGACGTGCGATACTCTGTAATCAGATATATTGCGACAGATATTCAAAATGCACAGGGTCCTCATGTACATGATCCAAGAACAGGTGAAATATTGGAGAGTGATATACTTTGGTATCACAACATAATGAACTTATTACGCAATTGGTATTTCATCCATACAGCTGCGGTTAACCCAAAAGCGCAAAGTGTTAAATTCGAAGACGAAATCATGGGACAATTGATTCGATTTGTTTCTGCTCACGAGGTTGGGCATACATTAGGACTGCCGCACAACATGGGATCAAGTGTTGCCTACCCAGTTGACTCGTTGCGCTCTCGATCCTTCACAAATACTCATGGTACCGCACCATCCATTATGGATTATGCACGATTCAATTACATTGCACAACCAGGTGATGGTGTGACTAACTTCTATCCTCAAATTGGTGAATATGATGAATGGTCAATTGAATTCGGTTATCGCCTATTGGGCAAGAATGTTACTGTTGAGGAAGAAGAATCTGAAATCAATAAATGGATACTTGCAAAGGCTGGCAAACCAGAATTCCGTTATGGTAGTCAGCAAAGGCGAGTTGTTGACCCTACTTCTCAAACAGAAGATTTGGGTCACGATGCCATCATTGCCAGTGATCTCGGGATATTGAACCTGAAGCGTATTAAAGATAATCTATTGGATTGGGGAACTGAAGACGGCAAGGATTATTCGAATCTGAAGGAATTATACAACGTCATGATAGGTCAGTTCTCTCGTTACATGGGACATGTTAGCAGTAATATAGGTGGTATTGAAGGTTATGCCAAAACTACGGATCAAGAAGGTGTTGTGTATGTTCATACTTCCAAGGAAAAGCAAGAACGTGCAATGGACTTCATGGATCGTCAATTGTTCCAGACACCCCATTGGATGATAGACACAAAGATCTTAGATCGTATTGAGCCAAGTGGAAGTGTCGAACGCATGGGTGGAGTTCAATCACGCTTTTTAAAATATATTCTGGATGAAGATCGTCTACTTCGAATGATCGAAAACGAAACATACAATGACAAAGAAGCCTATAGTATCTCAGATCTTATGTATGGCCTTCAGGAATCGATTTGGACCGAATTGAAATCCGGTAAATCCATTGATGTTTATCGTCGAAACCTTCAAAAAGTGCATATAGAACGCTTAGAAAGCTTGCTTAACCTAGAGAAACCAAAATATATGAACTCCGATATTCCGTCGGTTACAAGAGCCTCTCTGATCGAGTTAAAAGCTTCAATCAAAAAGAGTCGTAAAAGACAGTCAGGAATATCGAAAGATCACCTGACGGACGTGCTGATGCGTATTGATTATGTTTTAGAGGGTAAATTAAAAGATCAAAAATAA
- a CDS encoding class I SAM-dependent methyltransferase, translating into MKFLKQSIIVFLLPFFGFAQYAEDEWEERDNWMDTAFIFEKAGVTQGSYVADIGCHEGYLSVRLANTVGARGRVYAVDVVAHRLETLKENLKTRNLQNVNVILGDYEDPKLPKNELDVVIIMDAYHEMTNYMKILSHVNMALKPGGTIVIVEKLKSHVKGKSRDEQTNAHSLGTKYVKEELHKGGFKVTYKNNDVGHWENDENKIIWMLVAKKE; encoded by the coding sequence ATGAAATTTTTAAAACAATCCATTATTGTATTCTTATTGCCATTCTTTGGATTTGCACAATATGCAGAAGATGAATGGGAAGAACGCGATAATTGGATGGACACCGCCTTTATATTTGAGAAAGCTGGAGTAACACAAGGTAGCTATGTTGCAGATATCGGTTGCCATGAAGGCTATTTGAGCGTGCGCTTGGCCAATACAGTTGGAGCAAGAGGTCGTGTATATGCAGTTGACGTAGTTGCGCATCGTTTAGAGACCCTGAAGGAGAATTTGAAAACACGGAATTTGCAAAATGTAAATGTAATTCTTGGGGATTATGAAGATCCTAAATTACCTAAGAATGAATTGGACGTTGTAATTATTATGGATGCGTATCATGAAATGACAAATTATATGAAGATTCTAAGTCATGTGAATATGGCATTAAAGCCTGGAGGGACTATTGTGATTGTAGAAAAATTGAAGTCGCACGTTAAAGGTAAATCAAGAGATGAACAAACTAATGCACATAGTTTAGGCACAAAATATGTGAAGGAGGAGTTACATAAAGGAGGGTTTAAGGTGACTTATAAGAATAATGATGTAGGTCATTGGGAGAACGATGAGAATAAAATTATTTGGATGTTGGTCGCTAAAAAGGAATAA
- a CDS encoding DUF2147 domain-containing protein produces the protein MKNLILIVITLCSFSVFGQTQLNGTWNTGEDNTKIEISESESLITGTIKSSDNPKAQIGKVILRDLKEEGNNWKGKIFAAKKQKWYEAVITPKGNRLEIEISVGFFSKTIEWTKI, from the coding sequence ATGAAAAATCTAATTTTAATAGTCATAACACTTTGTTCATTTTCAGTATTCGGACAAACACAACTAAATGGCACCTGGAATACAGGTGAAGACAATACAAAAATTGAAATATCAGAATCAGAAAGTCTAATCACAGGTACTATAAAGTCATCAGACAATCCCAAAGCCCAAATTGGAAAAGTGATCTTGAGGGATTTAAAAGAAGAAGGCAATAATTGGAAAGGGAAAATTTTCGCTGCTAAAAAACAGAAATGGTATGAAGCAGTCATCACTCCAAAAGGGAATAGGCTTGAAATTGAAATAAGCGTTGGCTTCTTCAGTAAAACGATAGAATGGACGAAGATCTAA
- a CDS encoding arylsulfatase, with amino-acid sequence MLQFNKVFLSIYLLVGAYASAYSQADSIERKPNIVLILVDDSGLMDFGAFGGEAKTPNIDQLAKEGMMFTNMHASPVCAPSRAMLMTGSDCHFAGVANLPEMLPKKFQGKPGYGGVLNDRVQTIATRLKEADYNTYVTGKWHLGHDQKTLPIKRGFDRSFILGASGADNYEAKGYLPMKATAQWYADGSPVDLPKDFYSSKTYIDKTISFHQEEQNKDQPFFSYIAFQAIHTPIQAPFELVEKYKPIYKNGWDKMREKRFEKAKQLGFIPFNAELNNDYHLFKKWDGLTKKEQNVYITDMSVTAAMLEAMDFHIGRYINYLTQEGLIENTIFIVTSDNGPDGADYQPMELWAKTQGYHRNLEKYGSKGYYGSLGPEFANAVASPFSYFKYYTGEGGLRVPLIIKGTKLPGKIQSDEFCFFTDIAPTIYDLAGLSTSANKGYAPITGKSMLPHILDINVPIYANDEGVGLEVANSSAYFFNNYKIVKNNIPIGDNSWHMYDLSADPGETNDIASSNAVLFQKMLSEYQDYEAEVGVISMPNGYHAQKEVGKKSIIALLKSIGPYFIVFLLLIVGFIYWHKSNRQVAG; translated from the coding sequence ATGTTGCAGTTTAATAAGGTTTTTCTATCCATTTACCTTCTTGTTGGTGCGTATGCGTCAGCTTACAGTCAAGCTGATTCTATCGAAAGAAAACCAAACATTGTTTTAATTCTGGTGGATGATTCGGGTTTAATGGACTTTGGTGCTTTTGGAGGCGAGGCAAAAACACCCAACATCGACCAATTGGCAAAGGAAGGAATGATGTTTACCAACATGCATGCCTCTCCAGTTTGTGCACCCTCCAGAGCGATGTTAATGACAGGTTCAGATTGTCATTTTGCCGGTGTGGCGAATTTACCGGAAATGCTGCCAAAAAAGTTCCAGGGAAAACCGGGGTATGGAGGCGTATTGAACGACCGTGTCCAAACCATAGCAACACGCTTAAAGGAAGCTGATTATAATACCTATGTGACGGGAAAATGGCATTTAGGACATGATCAAAAGACCCTACCCATCAAAAGAGGGTTCGATCGTTCATTTATTTTAGGAGCTTCAGGGGCAGACAATTATGAAGCAAAAGGGTATTTACCCATGAAAGCTACTGCTCAGTGGTATGCTGATGGAAGTCCTGTTGATTTGCCAAAAGACTTTTATTCATCTAAAACATACATCGATAAAACCATTTCTTTTCACCAAGAAGAGCAAAACAAAGATCAACCGTTTTTCTCCTATATCGCTTTTCAGGCCATCCACACCCCGATTCAAGCTCCATTTGAATTGGTAGAAAAGTATAAACCTATTTACAAGAATGGTTGGGATAAAATGCGTGAAAAACGATTCGAAAAGGCAAAACAATTAGGGTTTATTCCGTTCAATGCTGAATTGAATAACGATTATCATCTATTTAAAAAATGGGACGGACTCACTAAGAAAGAACAAAATGTTTATATAACCGATATGTCTGTAACGGCCGCTATGCTTGAAGCTATGGATTTCCACATAGGTAGATATATCAACTATCTGACGCAAGAAGGACTCATTGAGAATACAATTTTCATTGTAACTTCTGATAATGGACCAGATGGTGCCGACTATCAACCGATGGAGCTATGGGCTAAAACTCAAGGCTATCATCGCAACCTTGAAAAATATGGCAGTAAAGGGTATTATGGATCGTTAGGACCTGAGTTTGCCAATGCAGTAGCATCCCCATTTTCTTACTTCAAATATTATACAGGAGAAGGTGGATTGCGTGTGCCTTTGATCATTAAAGGGACTAAGCTACCCGGTAAAATCCAGTCAGACGAATTTTGCTTTTTTACTGACATTGCACCTACTATTTACGATTTGGCAGGGCTGAGTACTTCCGCAAATAAGGGCTACGCTCCTATTACCGGAAAAAGCATGTTGCCTCATATACTCGACATAAATGTTCCTATCTATGCAAATGATGAAGGCGTTGGTTTGGAAGTAGCCAATAGCTCAGCTTATTTCTTTAATAACTATAAAATTGTAAAAAACAATATACCAATTGGAGATAACAGTTGGCATATGTATGATTTATCTGCTGACCCTGGTGAGACAAATGATATTGCTTCATCGAATGCGGTTCTTTTTCAAAAAATGCTATCCGAATATCAGGATTATGAAGCAGAAGTTGGTGTGATTTCGATGCCGAATGGCTATCATGCGCAAAAAGAGGTTGGAAAAAAATCTATTATAGCCTTACTAAAATCAATAGGCCCATACTTTATAGTATTCTTACTCCTAATAGTTGGTTTTATTTATTGGCATAAATCCAACAGGCAAGTAGCCGGCTAA